The DNA window AGGGGTCACTTCCTCTGGTTATAGTTGTTCTTCACTGACTGTGTTGTCTGTGGTTTCTGAGTGAGCAGTCAATGCAGCTCATTTACTTCCGCCAAGCTTTCATCTGTAGAATGGGGGGGGGACTagggatcgaaccgccaactTTCTGGTTAgcggacgacccgctctacctcctgagccacagctgcttgCAGTCAGAGTTTGACCTTAACTCAAAATAAAAGAGCACAATATCCGAACTCAATGGGTATTTGAATTCACGTCTTGTGTATATTTCAGCTGTCTTCAGGTTTCTAGTGTCAGAGGTGGATGATCGACTGTGCACGTTAGTGAGTGAAGCCCCACGAGGCACTGAGGCATTGAGCTGTGAAAGATGAGCAGGCGTTATCCACTTGTCATGAAGATTAAAGAACGCTCTGCATTCTCTGAGTGTGTAAACCTCTGTTCACTGTAATCATGACACAGAACAAACTGTTAGCGTAGCCACAGGCTCGCTATTAATCTGCAGCTAATCAGCTGAGCCTGGAATTCACAGTATTATTGAGAAAAGGCCTCAACACTTGAAGCTGGGCTGGAGGATTAAGTTACTGGGCTTTATTCTATTGTTACTGGGCTTTGTAGCATGAGTGGGTCTTTTCAAGGGAATTCCATTGTACAGTGCAATTCTTGTTATTTCTCCAATATGTTACAGTTCCGGAAAAAATCAGATGAGGCAGCCGTGTTTGGAGAAAAGGTCCTCAACTTTGATTAGGaaatctttttttggggggaaaaactGATTTCTATATGTAGGAAAAACCAGAAGAGTGAAAACTGAAATACTCCCTGTGACTTTGGAAAACAAGTTATTGAACCAGAAATATTGATGCACAGACTGATTAACGtttcaaataattattattggGGTTCATCTTCAATTCTTCCTCCAAATAAGTGTGGCGAGTGTGGGAAAGACGCTGATGGAAACATAACGTCCTTGCTGGAAGTTATAAAACAATGACACCTGTTCACATGTAAATGGAAACTCCCTCTGAAGACATTAAAATGTACTATTCCTACTCTAATGATACTGGATGGGATCCACCTTCTCCCTCACAGAGACAGTCCACCTCACGTCCCTGCAGGCGAGCTCTCCACCGACATGGTGATCCAGGTCATCAGGAACATGACCCAGACCATCAGGCTGCACTTCCCCAACCTCACGGTCTATCCCGCCCTGGGGAACCACGACTTCTGGCCACAGGTAACTTGGTGTCGCAGGACGCAGCAGAATCTCAAACTTTGCTCAGAGATCAAGGGAGTTTGGATTTTATTAATTCAACTCGTCTGTCGAAACTAGCTTTGCTCCTTTGAGAGTCCCGTACAattagtgttgttgtgtttttagtgtTTACATCTTCGTTGTCAGGACCAGATGCCGGCCGTCACTAACGCCATTTACGAAGCGGCTGCCCAGCTGTGGAAGCCCTGGCTGCAGACTGAAGCTCTGCTCACACTCTCCCAGGGTAACGTGTCAGGCCAGCAGCCTGCAGACACTTTGGTTTACTGAGTGGCGGTGGCACTCTTTGTCTTTGGTCTGTTTCCACGCCCTCATATCATGTAGCCCCTCGATTTGTTTTTGTGATCCTCTTCAAACTGAGCTTATGCAGCAGCAACTCTGAGAGTTCTTTATTGGTCAAGTTATTCCAGTTTAAGCCTCTCAGACCTATGATATTATGAGAATGATAATAATCACTTGGCTTTTCTGTGCAAAGCCCCAAGATCTTCAGTCTACAGTGATAGAGTGATGACATGCTGGAACCACAGAGTGTTTGGTTATTATCTAATAAGATAAGTCCACAGCATCTTATGGTAACACTCACATAAGCAGCAGGATTCATTCTATGCTCTGTTCTTGTTCCTGCAGGTGGTTTCTACTCTCAGCGGGTGAAGCCTGGTTTGCGGGTGGTCAGTCTCAACACGATCCTTTACTACGGACCTAATAAAGTCGCGAGTAACATGACGGACCCTGCGGGACAGTTCGAGTGGCTGGAGAAAACCTTAGAGAAAGCTGCTCAGAGTCAGGAGAAGGTCCTGACAACTTCTGTCTTTTATAGCCTGTATCACAATCAAAGGAATCACATCCTGGTTCATTGGACATTGTTTTAACCAAAGCTATTTTTTCCACAGAGGAATCAAAAAGTTAAAAACTCTATATGTACAAACCTTATGGATAAAAAGCTGTTTGCATTCATCGTCAGTGTCTGTGATCCTGTCATCTTtacttgtatttgtgtgtgtagagcAGGGATTTACCCGTGGCCCTCTTCATGTGCAGGTGTACGTTATAGCCCATGTGCCGGTGGGGTACCTGCCCTTCGCCCGAAACGTCACTGCTATAAGAGAGAGCCACAATGAGAGGCTGGTTTCCATCTTCAGGAAGTACAGTTATGTCATCGCAGGTCATTTCTATGGCCACACCCACCGTGACAGCATCATGGTGCTGTTGGACCAAAAGGGTAACGTGCAATTTTGTACGATGTTTTTTAtcgaaatgtaaaaatatgcaACTCACAGGTTTGTCCTTTGTTCTGCAGGTAAACCACTGAATTCTCTTTTCGTGTCACCGGCTGTGACACCGATCAAAAGCTTTTTGGAGCCGTACTCTAACAACCCGGCTTTCCGCATGTACCTGTACGACATCAAGGACTACGCTCTGTTGGTAAGAAACCTTCTCCGTAACATCGCAAATAAAACACGTCTTAAAACACAGTTGATAACATTCGGCCTTGATAAGATTGTTGCACAGTCTCATAGCTTGTGGTAAGTCTACCttggatggttaaaatattacaTCTGATAATCCAAATCTGTATTCGAACATGAATGGGATGTTTTGATGACGGCAGGAAGTTTCCGTTTGCTGGTAAAAGGTTCGGTGAATAAACGGTCAGAGAGTTGTACAGCAAACAGGAAAGTTCCCGTCCAGTTCATCCCAGCGACTCCTCACATGTGAACATCTAACACAATGGTTTGTCAAAATGTATCAAagaagaaagtacagatatttacTGATATATGTCGTGGAGAAAGAGTGAAAAGAACCACATaagaaatgtacttaagtacagtaacagagtaaatGTACTCTGTTCCATCCCGATGAAACTAGAAATGTGTCTTTATCCCCCGATCAAAGGAGAGAAAGTCCCTCCTGGTGATTAATCACGGTGTCAGTCACGAAACAAAAACGGTTTCTGTTTCAAAAAGACTCAAAGACTcttactcccccccctcccccgcctCCCTtgctctccccctccccccctctccgtGCCTTTCTCTCTGTGAAGGATATCTGGCAGTACTATTTGAATCTGACGGAAGCCAATGAGAAACAAAGCCCGGACTGGAGGCTTGAATATATCATGACTGAAGCGTTTGGACTGAGTGACCTGCAGCCGCAGagcctgctgcagctgggcctGAGCTTCAGGCTGCCGCAGACCAAGGCCTTCGACCGGTACTTCAGGAACTTCATGGTGAGCTACAGCAGCCGGATCCGCTGTACGGGCGAGTGTAAGgtcagacaggtgtgtgccgtGCTGCACCTGGACCAGCCGGCCTACTCCCAATGTGTCAGTGAGGGAGGATGGTAGCTGAATGAAGAATGAAGCTGGAGGGAGGTGATGGACTCTGAAGGGATTTTTCTCAGGTGTCACATATAAgaacatgatttatttttttaatgatgttttctaATGAATGTTTTGTTGCTGCTCTCCACTGAAATAAAGTTTTTCTGGATTTGCTCCCAGCTTTGGATTCATCAGGTGATTTTTGGGTCAGTTATACACAGCACGTGTCTGGCATCGCTCTCCAAGCGGCAGCAGTGGATGAGTGTGAATGTAGATTAATTCAAAAGATACTTCAGGGATTTGTCTGGagtcacatttatatatatatatatatatatatattctaatatatatctatatatattctaAAAGAGCATTACCCCTCAGGGTTGTACGAATCGGTAACGTTAAACCAGTGAGGgcttgtttgtttctgctgGAGAAGCAACTGGGACAAACCTCATCTGATCCTCACAccaccgctgccccccccccccccgatcttaTTCTTCTCCCTTCCAAACTTTCTAGAAACCTCGATCTCGTTTCTCAGCCAACATCTCAagcattcccccccccccccccttcagcccAGACTCTATTGTCCCCTCACTCACAGCTCAGTGTTGGACTGCATCCACTCAGATCAACAAAACTCCGGCTGCAACAGAAACAAACCGTATAACAGCCGTGTCTGTGTTCTGGCACAAACTAAGGTGCTGCAAAATTAATATTACATTGctgattagatttttttaaaagcaagaAATCTATGCTTCAATGGCATCATTTCTTATTTCTCATCTTCACTGTATTGGTTGTTAAAACCTTAAAGAGAGAGTTGGGCTTAATGATAGACGTGAGGTTGGTGGAGGGGAGTGCAGCACCTACTGGTGAGGGACAGCAACTGCAAGGGcaaactttttttattcaattttctACTGTAACATTTTGGAGGAGTTACAGTTACACAGACCTTTTTGCTTTCACTTACGAACATTAAGTGTATTTTCTGTGGAGAGTATTTTATGCAAAATGTGACGCAGATGACATGAGaggtttgtgttcttttttgttgggttaaatgtgtgttttttttaatcccagAAGCCCTAAAGCTGATTGTTTGATTTTCTAAAACTGGTATAAAACGTTGTCTGTGTTtcaaatgaatataaataattattagttaTAGACTTAATCCCTGGTttggaaaaaaactaaagaaaaagtTAATTTAGATCCTTGAAgagtgaatctgtgtgtgtgtttcttctcatGTACCCTCACTGCACATTATTATTCCGGACCAACCCCGGCCTCCCTCGGCTCAGCGCCGGACACAACGTAACCGTGGAGACCGAGTTAGTGGTGAGCATGGCGAGGGAGAGGACTCGATCGCCACGGTAACGGCAGCAGAGCTCCCAGTCCTCTGAATCCGTCTCCGTGCTCactgttatttaacctctgaGCTGCCAGACAGCAAACAACCTTCCACTGGGTTTTTGAGCTGGTCTCAGATGGAATGAGAACATACACAGACGTCTGCTGGGTTTGAGGCTCTAAAGACTTTCAGGATTAATGCCACCAATAGTTTATTATCATTACAAAGTGCATGTAACAGAGAGAACGATCACAGTCGGTCTTTAAAATGTCACCAGTTCACTGAAAAGCACCAGTTCTCGATTTCTCGAGGCACTTGGCACATCCATCGTTCCAAGATCTCAGGGAACTTGGCCTCGGTTCTCAGTCAGTGTCCTCATGTGATCCGGGGGTTGACTTCATCGGTGTTTAGAAACAAAATAGAAGTCAGAGAGGAAGCCGTGTAATGATATTTGAGGGGCTGCTTTTGAAGAACAGTGTAAAGTTATCCTTGTGAACAGGATGTCTCAGGAACACCCTTTCTTCAAATGTAGTAGAAATATTCACTCAGATTCAGTGAGGCCATGATTAGAAGATCAAGATCAAAGCCTTAAGAGAACAAGCTCAAATTTGTTCCCAATGTTCACTTAGAcacttaaaggtcaaaggtcaaaggtcacggcgGCCTCACATAACATATTTCTGGCCTCTTTCATATGAAATCTCAAGTCTCCCTCTGACGGGCCGGCACTCTGTTTGGCGGACTGACCCACATGCTCAGGTTTGCATTTACGTTTGTGCTTTAGTTCCAGTCGGCCGGCTGCCTGTCTGCCGACTGGTGCAGGAGCCTCACAACCAGTTAATCTGAGGATTACTGTCAGGACAGTATAGCCATCCAACCAGCCGCTCCTGGGGAGcaggaatctgtgtgtgtgtggttcagatCACCATTACCCTTCAGGCCTCCACTTCACCACGTCCcttcattttcaaacaaagtcCGTCTCTTCAGTTTTAAAAACCCGTCTCCGTTGAAGAGCAGGTTTGAACTTTAGCTCCTAACTGATCTGGATCAGATTCCTGTATCAGGAAGTGACTGTTCGGACGAGGCTGTAATGTGAATAAACTCTAACTCTGTAGATCTGAGGGAGATTTTCCACGTCGCTCACCAGGACCTTTCATAGACCTTTGCTAATTAGAAGGAGACGCATCTAAAGACGGCCAAGTGGTTCACAGGTCAAACATTTACACATCGATGGTAAACCGAGCTCaactttatgttttcatctgccttTGCATTGTAAAATCAGGATTACGCGAAAACTAGTGGAAGGATAAttatgaaacttggtgaaaggacgTTTTGTGGGTCAGAGAGGAACTCATTTCTCAATCTCCTAAACATTGAGAGACAGGATATTTCTTTGACATCCCGAAGAAATAACACAGAGACAAGGATGAAAACTCAGGCATTTTGTTGGAAGCTgatatctttgagtgtgtgtgatttggtgcagcttgatcgAGTCGAATGGGATCATTAAACCACCGAGATTCATGATAATCTGTAGATTGTTTTTTGTGGTATCCTGCagacgaacacacacaggacggcAGCACAGCGCCACCAACAGGCTCCGGAGATCAAATGATAGACTCACTCTTTCTGCACTGTCCTGTGTTTTATTCCTCGATGAACCTGCAGATACAGATAAagaaatgtatgttttcagTTCACGAGAATCCGCCAAATATTCAAATAAGGTCTGACCTCAATTTTTCTAAATCTAACAGcagttttcttctttgtgtccTGTTGCCCTGCTCTTTtttggggtggggtggggggggggcttgtccAACTTGGCACAGCCACTATCAGAATGATGTAATGGGCTCTGtgggatctgattggctgtcgaGGATCTGCCTATGGTCGGCCCATAGAAAGGAGCGATTTGGGCGACAAGAGGTTTAGAGCAAAGTCCAATCTGAGACCGGACCCCCACTAGTGTAcatacactacacacacacgcacacacactacacacacacactacacacacacacaaccacacacacacacacacacacacacacacacacacacacacacacacacacacacacacacacacacacacacatcactgatGAAGGAGCCCATTCATGGCCACTGACAAACTACAACTGAAGCATGGGAGTAAAGAGACCCCCCCgaccctctgtctctgtctccattATAAACTGTGTGAGACTTGGGTGTGAGAGAATATCACAGTATGAAAGGAGCTCTATGTCAAAATGCTCTGCACAACACACAGTCAAATAAAGATGTGATATTAGTGGAATAAAACAATTTCAATTTGGCCAAATCCAGGGATTTTTTATAACTTTCCTCAACAATGTGAGATTTTTTACCAATTTCCCAGAGAGGAATTCATTCATGGATCTCGATAAAAGAGATCAGACATATATCGTGACTTTTATTCAAATGTGGCAGATCTTAGTATAACGCCGAGTCAGGAACAAAGGGAGTTAATCACTCAGAGTCCAGACAGGATGTGTTTTACACTGAGGGATTAGACGAGGTCCAGAAGGAGAAGGTAACCTGGGGTCACATGAAGCTTGTTGGTTTCATCATCACGGCAACAAACCTCCAGACCCACGAGAGAAACATCAACGCCACTGAAACACATCAATATGAGATCATGTGACCATCACCTCCAACAAGGAGGTTCTGGTTTCATCTGTGactttgtctgttagtttgcaGAATTACACAAGAACAACCGGACGGTTTCCATGGAATCAGTATGAGGACATGGTTTGAGTCTATtgactttcactttctttaacattgagaaaTACTTAAGGATTTTCAACAtatccttgatttctcagagaatgattcatggatcttcatGGAAAAACTCGACTTGTcaatttatgagtgtgtgaaatttggtgcagatgcaaATAATAATCaggatccagtgaatttaattCTACATTCACCATAGAATGTGTTGGTGAGATGTTTTTGCCGATAGTAGAATGTCAGTGAGTAAAAGCAGAACTTCTCGGCCTTGTAGTGAAATCTTCTGACGTCGTTGGAAGATATTTCCTGCTTCtctcaacaacaaacacacatgaaaagaTTATATTTTGTCCACAAAGTCTATAACTTTGAATAATCTACAGGTTTAgactcaaaacacaacaaaacgcCACAGAAACCTGAAGAGGGAATATTTGATGATGCACTTCACAACCATCTGTGGAGCTAGAgagccaatgtgtgtgtgtgtgtgtctgtgtgtgagtgtgtgagtgtgtgtctgtgtgtgagtgtgtgttttgttggtATGAACCAGCTGGAAGGATGCCAGCTATTGACATCCCATGCAGCTGCACAGGCGAGTCTCCTCGTCCAATTAAAATTTCACCCAGTAACACGAGTCACACATTTCCCACTGGAGTAAAGCTATTGTGCGAGAACACAAAGCTGTGATTGTGCCCGTGGTGAATTTGTGAATGGGCACAAAAGATGGCGACCAATCGAAAAAACGGCGTCTCATTATGGAAGCGTTGTGGAATTCTTCTGCGTGCGTGACAACGTGATGAAACAATGACGGAGAAGTGGAATATGAaggtttattttctgtcttggTCGTGGTCGGGACGTTCCGATCTCATCTCCCGATCAACAATCGGCAATCCGCAAACACGTGAAATCAATCTTGACCGTGGGAATATTGGTTTGACTTAGTTATCACTTAATGTCCATTGTCCAGCTTTTTCCAAAGTTTTCAATCGTTTCTCAACTTATTATTAAGTTTTGAACATTTTATTACCTCTGTCAAAGAGTTTAGTGTTGacgtttgtctgtttgtgaacAGGAATACGCAAAATCTACTGGacacatttccatgaaacttgctGGAGGGATGTgatgtgggtcagggaagaactcatacaattttggtttggatctacagatttctcagggaataattcatggatcctgatgacAGAAATCTGGCTTGTTTAGAGGAATAATATCTAGTTTTCTGAGCTGTTTGAACAATTGTCCAATTCCTCAACGATTCAAGACAGCGAAAGTAAAcataattgaaaacaaaatgaaaaactataAATTGCATGGCACCTCACACAGAGAATGCACATCGCCCTATCTCGCCATATTGT is part of the Limanda limanda chromosome 18, fLimLim1.1, whole genome shotgun sequence genome and encodes:
- the smpdl3a gene encoding acid sphingomyelinase-like phosphodiesterase 3a isoform X2, producing MRLLLGLAVLLVWGADPLASAPAGSSYLPGTGRFWHITDLHLDPTYHLAPDPTKVCFSSKGAPATKAGVFGDFLCDSPYRLIQSAFAHMAPLTQQQDFIIWTGDSPPHVPAGELSTDMVIQVIRNMTQTIRLHFPNLTVYPALGNHDFWPQDQMPAVTNAIYEAAAQLWKPWLQTEALLTLSQGGFYSQRVKPGLRVVSLNTILYYGPNKVASNMTDPAGQFEWLEKTLEKAAQSQEKVYVIAHVPVGYLPFARNVTAIRESHNERLVSIFRKYSYVIAGHFYGHTHRDSIMVLLDQKGKPLNSLFVSPAVTPIKSFLEPYSNNPAFRMYLYDIKDYALLDIWQYYLNLTEANEKQSPDWRLEYIMTEAFGLSDLQPQSLLQLGLSFRLPQTKAFDRYFRNFMVSYSSRIRCTGECKVRQVCAVLHLDQPAYSQCVSEGGW
- the smpdl3a gene encoding acid sphingomyelinase-like phosphodiesterase 3a isoform X1 produces the protein MRLLLGLAVLLVWGADPLASAPAGSSYLPGTGRFWHITDLHLDPTYHLAPDPTKVCFSSKGAPATKAGVFGDFLCDSPYRLIQSAFAHMAPLTQQQDFIIWTGDSPPHVPAGELSTDMVIQVIRNMTQTIRLHFPNLTVYPALGNHDFWPQCLHLRCQDQMPAVTNAIYEAAAQLWKPWLQTEALLTLSQGGFYSQRVKPGLRVVSLNTILYYGPNKVASNMTDPAGQFEWLEKTLEKAAQSQEKVYVIAHVPVGYLPFARNVTAIRESHNERLVSIFRKYSYVIAGHFYGHTHRDSIMVLLDQKGKPLNSLFVSPAVTPIKSFLEPYSNNPAFRMYLYDIKDYALLDIWQYYLNLTEANEKQSPDWRLEYIMTEAFGLSDLQPQSLLQLGLSFRLPQTKAFDRYFRNFMVSYSSRIRCTGECKVRQVCAVLHLDQPAYSQCVSEGGW